The following is a genomic window from Desulfobaccales bacterium.
GATGGCGGCCTTGGGCGTGCCGGTGGTGCCGCCGGTGTATTGCAGCACCGCCACGTCCGCCGGACCGGGCCGGGGCGGCTCCGGGTAAGGGGGCGAGGCCAGCAGGCGGGCGTAGCGGGCATACCCCGCGGCCTTGGGGCAGCCCCGGGGCAGTCCCTGGCGCCAGGCCTTGAGCGGATAGAGCCAGTTAAGGGGCCAGGGGAGGGCATCGGTGAGGGAGGTGACAATGATGCGGCTGAGCTTGCCCTCCGCCAGCAGCCCCGCCGCCTTGGGGAGGAGATGGTCCAAGGCCACCAGCATCCGGGCCCCGGAGTCCTCCACCTGGTGGCGCACCTCGCTTTGGCTGTTTAAGGGGTTGATGAGCACCACCACCGCGCCCAAGGATAGGGCGGCGAAATAGGCGGTGACCAATTGCGGGCAGTTGGGCAGGAGGAGGGCCAGGCGCTCCCCGGGGGCCAGGCCCAGCTCCGTGAGGCCCTGGGCCAGCCGGGCAACCTGGTCCCTCAGGGCGGCATAAGTGGTAATGCGGCCGTAAAAATTCAGGGCCGGCCGGTCCCCAGCGCGCGCCGCCGCCTGCCACAGGAGCCAGGGCACCGGCTCCTCCGGCACCTCAATCTCCGGTGGCACCCCGGGATCATAATGTCGGAGCCAAGGCCGGTTCATGGCCGCGGGTCAAGGCCGTACGGCCGGGGAAAGGAGACCTCCCCCGGTCCATAAAATTCACCCTCGTGGCGCCGGGCTCGTCACCGGGGGCAGCCGGCATACCCGGATGACCGCCCGCCGATGCCCCGTGAGGCCCAGAGGGTGCGGGCGAATCAGGCTGGGCCAGTCCCGGTGCTGCAGGCCTCGCAGGTGCAGGCGGCCCGGTCGGCGGCGGTGGCCTCCCGCACCTCCCGCACGGTGACGCTGACGTCCAGAGCCTGGCCCGCCAGAGGGTGGTTGAAGTCCACCACCACGGTGTCGTCCTTCACTTCCATGAGGATGAAATACACCGGATGGCCTTCCTCATCCTCAGTCTCAAAGACCACCCCAGGGGTGAGCTCCACGTTGGGATCGAACTCCGCCTTGGGGATCTCGACGATGAGGTCCTCATCCACCTCGCCGTAGGCCTGCTCCGGGGTGAGGTGCACGGTGCGGGAGTCGCCCACCGTAAGGCCCACCAGGGCGGCCTCCAAATCCGGGGGCATGATGCCGTGGCCCATGCAGAAGGAGAGGCGCTCCGGCGTGCCGCCGGGAGGAAAGCTCTGCCCGCTGGGCAGGCGGATGAGGTAATCCACGGTCACAAAGGATTCTGGAGTGATCTGCACAATGTATCCTTTTTAAACTTTCAGGAGTGAAAAGAAAAGGGGAGCCCTCCCCGGGCTGCCCCTGGGTCATAGAATATGGCGGCGGCGGCCAGCTTTGGGATCAGGCCTCCTTGTGCCCGAGGATGATGCGGCCGGTATTGAACAGATTGCACGGGATGACCTGGTCGATGATGATACCGGCCTCCTTCATCACCCCAATGACATCCAGGTCGGTGGTGAAGCCGATGCGCACAAAGATGGGGGCCAGGAGCTCTTCCAGGCGCCCCCAGTAGTTGCCGTTGTTGCTGCGGGTGTGGTTCACCACGATGAACTTGCCCCCGGGCTTCACCACCCTCAGCATCTCCCGGCAGACACGGTAGGGGTCGGAGACCGTGGTGATGACGTAGGCGCTCATCAGGGCGTCGAAGGTGTTATCGGGGAACTCCAGATTGGCGGCGTCCATCACCTGGAGGGTGAAGCGGCAGCCGCTGTTGAGGCGCTGGGCCTTGGCCTTGGCCTGCTCGATCATGGCCGGCGAGATGTCAATGCCCACTACCTCGGTCTGGGGCGGGTAGAATTCCAGGGTGGAGCCGGGACCGACGCCG
Proteins encoded in this region:
- a CDS encoding peptidylprolyl isomerase, whose translation is MQITPESFVTVDYLIRLPSGQSFPPGGTPERLSFCMGHGIMPPDLEAALVGLTVGDSRTVHLTPEQAYGEVDEDLIVEIPKAEFDPNVELTPGVVFETEDEEGHPVYFILMEVKDDTVVVDFNHPLAGQALDVSVTVREVREATAADRAACTCEACSTGTGPA
- a CDS encoding class I SAM-dependent methyltransferase, giving the protein MEKLYSFYSPFYDHIFGHLLGPGRRRAFHYLDKRPHQKILEIGVGPGSTLEFYPPQTEVVGIDISPAMIEQAKAKAQRLNSGCRFTLQVMDAANLEFPDNTFDALMSAYVITTVSDPYRVCREMLRVVKPGGKFIVVNHTRSNNGNYWGRLEELLAPIFVRIGFTTDLDVIGVMKEAGIIIDQVIPCNLFNTGRIILGHKEA